Part of the Tidjanibacter massiliensis genome is shown below.
GGATGGGGTACTTATCCGCGAAGGGAGCGTGAAGTTCTATTCGGTCGTTTTCCTGCCCGATGCGGATGTCGCAGACGCGCCGGGAAGCGTGGCAGTAGAGAACGGTACGATGCGCATTGCCTGTCGCGACGGATATATCCTGCCGCAGCAGGTACAGCCGGCCGGAAAACAGCGCATGGGCATACAGGAGTACCTGAACGGGCTGAAAGTCCGGGGCGAATTGAAGTTCGAATAGGAAAAACCGATGATAACGACGGAACGGCAGCGATTGACTGTCGTTCCGTTTTTTTATGACCTCTGTTTGGCACCTGTCGTCTTGAAAATCTTGCCGTGCTGCCTCTTTTCAATCCTGTTCCCGGTCGGTCATGGCGCTGTTTTGCAGCTAAAATTTTTACGGCATGCAACAGGAAAGACTAATTTCGCATCTATAATAACGAAGCGGATTCCGAACCGGGATTCGTTAGAGAGTTGTATTGTTGGATAACCGAAAAATGTCTCATGATGAAAAAGTTTACTCTTCTCATTGTTTCGTACCTTGTCTGTCTCGTCCTCGCATCCTGCCAAAAGACCGAACCGGAACCGGAATGCAAACTCAAGGATTTTCCCTATGAAATCTTCGAGGTAAAAAAGATGAAACTCTATATCGCCTCCGAGAAATACCATCACCCGGATTTAGATTGTTCGGAAGAAGAGTTATATGCAAGTGACTATTATTACATTATCAAATTTGCCGAAGATCACCCTTGGAGTTGGCATACATGGCCTATACCGACTTTTCTTACGAAAAGGGCTATGAATACATAATTGAAGGTTTGTGTATAGATTATGTTGTGGAAGGAGATATGATTTTCAGAACGTTCCAATGTTGTAAGATTTTGTCTAAACAGAAGAAACAATCTGAAAATTTGCCGCAATAATGGGAAGAATATCTTTCATCCGGCCGGTAGAAACCGGCGACTGCTTCGAAAGGAATGACTTTATCGTACTGGAGTGGCCGTTCCTGGCTGCGAAACGGAACAGGTGTCCCGCAAAAGAATCTTTCATGGGACACCCACTTATATATTCTTTGATAATCCGGAAATTATCATTAAGATTGTATGAGTCGGCGCAGCGGATTTGTGCGCTTTGAGAAGAAAGGGACTATCCTAATTAAAACGTATGAACCATGAAATCACGGACGAAATGGCTGTTTTGCCTCTGCCTGCTGGCGTGGCTATCGACGGGATGCGATTCAAAGTCGGATATAACCATCGGTGACCCTCCGGAAGCAATGTGTACCGAATGGGAAACTCATTACATCTATAAGAATGAATCGTCTTTCGATATCGAAATGGAATACATTTCTTCGAACGGGGATAAGCGGGTGGGAGAATCCGTTCAAATCAAACAAGGCGATAAATATGAATTTATACAGAAGTACAATGCGGGAAGATTTTCTCCTTTGAATCAATTATATCCAGAAGGCAGCATGGTTCGCATTTCCATATCAAACGGAATAGTCGAGGTCATTTATCGTAGGTCTGGGCATCCTACTGACGATTCCAATATATTCGAGGAAAAAGCGTATGTACGGACAACGGAGAAGCAATATTTATTACAGATAACATGCTATACCTATACGTTCACCGATGATTGTTTCAAGGACGGCACACCGATAGGAAATGCCGAAATATCCATTGAGACCGTAGGGGAGAATCGGTCGTAAGCCGTTTCGGACAATGCACGATCTGTCCGAAGCGGATAAGAACCGTAAACAAACTAAACAGGGCCCTGCCGCATCCGGCGGGGCAATTGACTGTATTGCCCGGGAAACTTGTCCTGTTTTTGAAATGTGTATATCCGGAGTATATCCGGGCCCCTTGACTACTGGCTGCAACGGAAGACACTCTTCGGCAGGAGGGAAAACAGACGGATAGGAGGATAAAACAAGAGGTAAGGCTGTCGAGAACAGACATAAAAAACGGGGCCGGATTGTCCGGCCCCGTTTCGCTTATTGCAACAGGCCCGCAAGCCTGCTTTATCGGGAATTACTGAATCTCCTTGATGATGTCCATACCGATACGGATGGCCTCTTCGTTCATCGGGAGCGACTTCCATGCACGTTCCGGAAGCGATTTCTTCAGTCCTTTATAGACATTTTCAAGCGTTACAATCGGACGTACCTTCAGATAACCGCCGAGGATAAGCGTATTGAAAATGCGGGAGTTTCCCCTTTTGGCAGCCTCTTCGGTAGCGTCGATGACATATATCTTGATGTCTTTGCGCTGCGGATGGCGCGTGATGCCGTTCGTGTCGTAAATGAGCACTCCGCCCGGTTTCACCTGGCTTTCGAATTTGTCCATACTCTGCTGGTTCAGAATGATGGCCGTATCGAAAGTCTGGAGGGTAGGCGAACTGATAGGCTTGTCGCTGATGATGACCGTCACGTTCGCGGTACCGCCACGCATCTCGGGACCGTAGGAAGGAAGCCACGAAACCTCGTAGTCCTGCATGACACCCGAATAAGCCAGAATCTTACCTGTGGAGAGCACGCCCTGCCCGCCGAATCCTGCTATAATTAACTCTTCTTTCATAGTTTCTTTGCCGATTTTGAATTAATTAACCTTTGATATCGCCGAGCGGATAGAACGGAACGAGGTTCTCCTCCATCCATTTGTTAGCATCAACCGGGGACATCTTCCAACCGCTGTTGCAAGTCGAAACCATTTCGACGAAGGAGAGTCCCTTGCCTGCGAGGGCGTTCTCGAATGCCTTGCGGATAGCCTTCTTTGCCTTGCGCACGGCAGCGGGGGTGTGTACCGACTGACGGGTTACATAGCATACGCCGGGAAGCGGAGCTATCATGTCGGCAATCTTGTAGGGGAACCCGTGTATCTTCGGGTCACGTCCGTACGGGCTGGTAGCCGTCTTCATGCCCACCAGGGTGGTCGGGGCCATCTGGCCGCCGGTCATACCGTAGATGGCGTTGTTGATGAAGATAACGACGATGTTTTCGCCACGGTTGCAGGCGTGAATCGTCTCCGCGGTACCGATAGCAGCCAAGTCACCGTCACCCTGATAGGTGAACACCATCTTGTCGGGATTGGTACGCTTGATGGCGGTAGCCACTGCACATGCACGTCCGTGGGCGGCCTGCGACCAGTCTATGTGAAGGTAATTGTATGCAAACACCGAGCAGCCTACGGGCGATACGCCGATGGTCTTGTCCTGTATGCCCAAATCCTCTATCACTTCGGCGACGAGGTTGTGGACCGTTCCGTGGCTGCACCCCGGGCAATAGTGCATCACTTTGTCCGTGAGTACAGGCGATTTGCGGAATACCAGGTTCTCTTCCTTTATTTGTACTTCGAATTCAGCCATATCTTTACTTGTTTATTATTTTCGTTAACAATGCCTCGTAAACTTGGTCGGGCGAGAATACGGCACCGCCGCTGCGGCCGTAGTGCTCTACGGGAGCCTGGCCGTTTACTGCGAGGCGTACATCCTCTACCATCTGTCCGTGGTTGAGCTCTGCCGAGAGGAAACCCTTTACCCCCCTTGCGGCGAGGTCGTGGAGCACCTTGGACGGGAACGGATAAAGGGTGATGGGACGAACGAGACCTACCTTGTAGCCTGCTTCGCGGGCCATCTCTACGGTCATCCGGCAGATACGTGCCGCGGAACCGAATGCTACGATAATGTAATCGGCATCCTCAGTCATGAACTCCTCGTAACGTACCTCGTTCTCGCGTATCTTTGCATACTTGGCGATGAGCTTCTCGTTGAACCTCTCCTGTGCATACGGGTCGAGTTCGAGCGACGTGATGACGTGTTCTTTCCTGTCTGCCGTTTTGCCGGTCAGTGCCCAATCGCCGTCCTGGGCGATGATTTCTTCTGCGGTACGGCGCGGACGCTGGTCGGCCAGTACCACCTTCTCCATCATCTGTCCGATGACACCGTCGGAAAGAATCATTACCGGGTTGCGGTATTTGAACGCCAGGTCGAATGCGTCGAATACGAAGTCGTGCATCTCCTGTACGGAGTTCGGAGCCAGTACGATAAGGTGGAAGTCACCGTGTGCGCCGCCCTTGGTAGCCTGGAAATAGTCGCTCTGGGAGGGCTGTATCGTACCCAGACCGGGGCCGCCGCGCGTAACGTTGATGACCACACAGGGCAGTTCGGCACCTGCAATGTAGCTGAAGCCTTCGCTCATGAGGCTGACACCGGGGCTCGACGAGGAGGTCAGTACCCTTTTGCCCGTGCTGGCCGCACCGTACACCATGTTGATTGCCGACACTTCGCTTTCAGCCTGAAGAACGACCATTCCGGTAGTCTCCCACGGTTTGAGTTCCATGAGCGTCTCCATTACCTCCGACTGGGGGGTGATAGGATAGCCGAAATAGCCATCGGCGCCGCAACGTATCGCCGCTTCGGCGAGCACTTCGTTGCCTTTCATCAATCTTACCTCTTTCTTCATCGCTTACTCGAATTTTTGTCTGTAAACTGTAATGACGCTGTCCGGGCACATGATAGCGCAGCTTGCGCAGCCGATGCAGTCATCCGGGTTAGCCATATAACTGTAGTTGTAACCTTTGCCGTTCACGTGCGGCGAAAGGGCCAGCACATTGTTCGGACATGAAGGCACGCACACGCCGCAACCTTTGCAGCGTTCGATGTCTACAATGATAGTTCCTTTGATTTTAGCCATAATATATTATGATTTGTTAAGCCATGGGCTATTTTGCTTACAAATATATATACTTATTTTGTAACTAAAAATAGGTACACACGTTTTTTTTAGCATGAATTGCAAATTGCCTGTATGAGGGGCGACAATCGCTTCCGGAGGGGGCCGGAAGGGGGGGCGGCATCCGGCATAACCGTACCTCCGACGGGGGCATACCGACATAAGGGGAGGGGGCTACGGAGATGTCGTAACAAAAAACACCATCCCCGCGAACTGCCGGGAAAAGAGGGCTCGCGGGGACGATTTGAAAGGATGGTATTATCGGTCGGTCCGCGGGATATTGGCCAATGCGTAGTCGAGCCGGCGGAGCGTCTCCTCCTTGCCGAGGACTTCGCACATCTCGTACATCGAGAAGCCTTTGCTTTCTCCTACGATGGCCAGGCGGAAAGCATTCATGATTTGCCCCATCTTGTAGCCATGTTCCTCTATCCAGGCGTGACAGACGGTCTCCATATTTCGGTTCGTAAAGTCGTCGATACCGGCCAGTACCTCCCGCAGTCCTGCGACGGATTCCGGGTTCTCTCCTTTCCAATATTTTTCCGCCACTTTGGCATCGAACGACACGGGCGCGCGGAACAGAAAGTAGGAGAGTTCCCAGAAATCGCTGACGAAAGCAGCTCGTCCTTTGATGTACCCTGCGATGCGTGCCGCCTTCTCGAAAGGTATCTCCACGCCGTGCTCACGCAACAGCGGGAGGTAGGCTTCGGCCAATTCGTCGTTGTCGCGTACGTGCATGTACTGTGCATTGAACCAACGCGCCTTGTCGGGATTGAACCGTGCCCCGGCCTTGCTGACGCGTTCCAGCGAAAAGTCGGCAATCAGTTCGTCCATCGAAAACAGCTCCTGCTCGGTCCCCGGATTCCAGCCCAACAGCGCGAGCATGTTGATGAACGCTTCGGGAAAGTAGCCGTCTTCGCGGTAGCCGCGCGACACCTCCCCCGTAGGCGATTTCCATTCGAGCGGAAAGACGGGAAATCCCATCTTGTCTCCGTCCCGTTTACTCAACTTGCCCTGCCCGGTAGGTTTCAGCAGCAGAGGCAGATGCGCGAACTCGGGCTGCGTATCCGTCCATCCGAACGCCCTGTAAAGCAGATAGTGAAGAGGCAGGGAAGGGAGCCACTCTTCTCCGCGTATCACGTGCGATATCTCCATCAGGTGGTCATCCACGATGTTGGCCAGATGATAGGTAGGCAGCCGGTCAGCCGATTTATAGAGCACTTTGTCGTCCAGCGTAGAGGTGTTCACCGTTACCTCGCCGCGGATAAGGTCGTGCATATGCACCTCCTCGTTTTCGGGCATCATGAAGCGGATGACCCATTGGTCGCCTCGTTCGATACGCGCGCGCACTTCCTCGTCGGTCATGGCCAGCGAGGTCGCCAACCGGCCTCGTACCTTATAATTATATGCGAAAGCGTCGCCCCGCTGTTCCGCTTCCGTACGCAGGGCATCCAAAGCCTCCGGAGTATCGAAGGCATAGTAGGCATTGCCTGACTCGACCAGCCGCAGGGCGTATTGCAGATAGATTTCCTTTCTTTCGCTTTGCCGGTAGGGTCCGTGCGGACCGCCTTCGCGTACCCCTTCGTCGGCCCGGATACCGCACCACTGCAAGGCATCGAATATGTACTCCTCCGCTCCCGGCACGTAACGGTGCGAGTCGGTATCCTCGATGCGGATGATGAAGTCGCCGCCGGCCCGGCGTGCGAACAGATAGTTGTACAATGCCGTTCGGACACCACCCATATGCAGGGGGCCTGTCGGACTCGGCGCGAAACGAACCCTTACCCGTCTCTTCGTCATTTGTATATCGCTTTTATGTAACTGTAATTATTTTTGTCTCCCGAGCCGCGCCTTACCTTATATTATATTCGAGACGCATGGTGATGCGGGCTTTCTTGTTTTTGCTCGAAGTATTGAAGTTGCCTCCGGCGGAGAACTCTTCATTGGTATTGGCCCCCGTTATCTGAAACACACCCATGCGTGCGGTCTTGAGCTTGCGCAGTTTCGCGCCCGATTTCGCCGCTATCTTTTCGGCACGGGCTTTCGCGTCGACGGTGGACTTTTCGATTAACTCCAGTTTCAGGTCATCCAGCTTACTGTAATAATAATCAGGCTGAGAGGACTCGAGCTGTACGCCTTGTGCCAACAGAGCGGATATCTCGCGCGATATGTTCTCCACCGCTTCCACGTCGGTGCTTTCCACGGTGAACTGCTGCCGCAGGGTATAGCCCGTAAAACGCTGGCCGACATAGTTGCCGTTCTGGTAAATAGGTTCGGTATTCTTGTAGGAATCCACGAACATGAATACGATATCATCCGGTGCAATGCCCTTCTGCATAATGAAATCCTGTACCTTGCGCTTGTTTACTTCAAGCTGGGCATAGCCGTCGGTTATCGAGGGGTTGTCCACTACTATCCATCCGCGCCAAACGATAAGGTCCGACACGAACTCTTCCTCTCCAAGTCCGGTTACCACAATGGTATTCTGCTCCTTGTACTTATACTTGTACGCTCCCCCGAGGATGAATGCGCAGACGATAATGGCCGCACAGATGACGATTGCCGTGTTTGTTTTCATAAGGATATGAGTTTTAGGTTAAACCAAACAGTTGTCTCCATTCCGATTCAATGCTTCCCGAGGGAACGGAATGCCGGCAGCAGGAAGCCGAAAAATGCCTTCGGATGCGTTTTATACGTTGAACAGAAAGTGCATGATGTCGCCGTCCTGTACTACATATTCTTTTCCCTCTATCGCTATCTTGCCTGCCTCCCGGCATGCTTTTTCCGAACCGAGTGCGATGTAATCGTCGTACTTGATTACTTCTGCACGGATAAAGCCCCGCTCGAAGTCAGTATGGATAATTCCAGCTGCCTGAGGTGCTTTCGTTCCTTTGGTAAAGGTCCATGCCCGCGATTCGTCCGGCCCCGTGGTGAAATAGGTCTGCAGGTCGAGCAGTCGGTAGGCCGCTTTGATAAGCCTGCTGACCCCCGATTCTTTCAGTCCTACGTCGGCAAGAAATGCCTCCCGTTCCTCGAAACTCTCCAGCTCCGCGATGTCGGCTTCGGTAGCCGCCGCAACAATCAACAGCTCCGCATTCTCGTCGCGTATGGCTTCGCGCACGGCCTCCACGTAGGCATTGCCCGATACGGCGCTCGCTTCGTCCACATTGCATACGTACAGTACCGGCTTGTCGGTCAATAGATTGAGGTCGGAAACCGTTTTCCGTTCCTCTTTGTCGAGTTCGACCGTGCGGGCCGCCTTGCCCGATTCGAGCGCTTCCTTATATTTGACTAATACCTCGTACTGCCGTTTGGCGTTCTTGTCGCCGCCCGTCTGCGCCTGTTTCTGAACCTTCGCCAGACGGCTGTCTACCGTTTCGAGGTCTTTTATCATCAGCTCCGTGTCGATAATCTCCTTGTCTCTTACAGGATTCACCGAGCCGTCCACATGGGTGATGTTGCCGTTGTCGAAGCACCGGAGCACATGGATGATGGCATCCGTATTCCGGATGTTGGCAAGGAACTTGTTGCCGAGCCCCTCTCCTTTCGACGCCCCTTTCACGAGTCCCGCAATATCTACTATCTCTATCGTTGTGGGAATCACTTTCTTCGGATTGTCTATACGGGCGAGTTCCACCAGCCGTTCGTCCGGGACGGTAATGACTCCCACATTGGGTTCTATCGTGCAGAATGGGAAATTGGCCGCCTGAGCCTTCGCATTGGAGAGGCAGTTGAACAGCGTCGATTTGCCGACGTTGGGCAGACCGACTATCCCGCATTGTAACGCCATGTTTTGAATGTTTGTATTGTTTCGGAGTACAAATATAGTGAAATTATATTCGCTGAAATACGAAAGTGCATGTCGGTCCAAAAGCCGGTGCACGCTTGCGAAGCAATTCATTTGAAGCGAATACAGGAAAATCCATTCAATGGAAACCGAAAACGGCCGGCGGATGACAGCCCGGTCCGCGGTCGCGGACGTGATGCGGTGATAAAGATTGTCGAGGTCGGGCAGGAGGGGGCTGCGGTAAAAAAACGTCCTTCCGAGACGATATTGTTCATCCGCATGCACGGAATTTCCCGTCGCACGTTTGTAATATACCGCCGGCTGCCGTATCTTTGAAAGATAAAAATGCCGATGTCCGCATTTGCGGAAGGGGTGAGAACCAAGATAATATATTCGTGAAGATATGAACCATACAGTTGCGGAGGAGGACCTGAAAGTCATTTCGGGCTTGTTGGAAGAGTGGAGGAAAACAGGCCGTCTTGGCGGGTTGGAGTATGACCTCCTGTTAGATAAAATAAAGAGCCTCTACGAAACGGTGAGGTTCGGCGGCGGACAGCATGACGAATCCACGCCCTGTCGGGAAGCCGCCTCGGTCGGTTCACGTGAACCGGAACCGTCTGTTTCTGCCGGGGTGTTTCCGTTGGAATCGACCGAGGCGCATACGGCTGCATACCAGCGTCCCGGCGGCACAACCGTCCGCGCCCTGTATGACGACGGAGAGGGGATGGCGCACATCGAGACCGTCCACCGCTATTTCGTCACGGAGCCCGTCGCTGCGGAAAACTTGCAAGGAGCTGCGGAAGGAACGGACGACCGCGCAGAAGCACTTCCGACCGTACCGCGCGAAGCCGACACGCCCGACTGCGGCAGTAATCTTTCCGATACCCGACGTCCGGTTTT
Proteins encoded:
- a CDS encoding 2-oxoacid:acceptor oxidoreductase family protein codes for the protein MKEELIIAGFGGQGVLSTGKILAYSGVMQDYEVSWLPSYGPEMRGGTANVTVIISDKPISSPTLQTFDTAIILNQQSMDKFESQVKPGGVLIYDTNGITRHPQRKDIKIYVIDATEEAAKRGNSRIFNTLILGGYLKVRPIVTLENVYKGLKKSLPERAWKSLPMNEEAIRIGMDIIKEIQ
- a CDS encoding thiamine pyrophosphate-dependent enzyme, giving the protein MAEFEVQIKEENLVFRKSPVLTDKVMHYCPGCSHGTVHNLVAEVIEDLGIQDKTIGVSPVGCSVFAYNYLHIDWSQAAHGRACAVATAIKRTNPDKMVFTYQGDGDLAAIGTAETIHACNRGENIVVIFINNAIYGMTGGQMAPTTLVGMKTATSPYGRDPKIHGFPYKIADMIAPLPGVCYVTRQSVHTPAAVRKAKKAIRKAFENALAGKGLSFVEMVSTCNSGWKMSPVDANKWMEENLVPFYPLGDIKG
- a CDS encoding 3-methyl-2-oxobutanoate dehydrogenase subunit VorB; this translates as MKKEVRLMKGNEVLAEAAIRCGADGYFGYPITPQSEVMETLMELKPWETTGMVVLQAESEVSAINMVYGAASTGKRVLTSSSSPGVSLMSEGFSYIAGAELPCVVINVTRGGPGLGTIQPSQSDYFQATKGGAHGDFHLIVLAPNSVQEMHDFVFDAFDLAFKYRNPVMILSDGVIGQMMEKVVLADQRPRRTAEEIIAQDGDWALTGKTADRKEHVITSLELDPYAQERFNEKLIAKYAKIRENEVRYEEFMTEDADYIIVAFGSAARICRMTVEMAREAGYKVGLVRPITLYPFPSKVLHDLAARGVKGFLSAELNHGQMVEDVRLAVNGQAPVEHYGRSGGAVFSPDQVYEALLTKIINK
- a CDS encoding 4Fe-4S dicluster domain-containing protein; its protein translation is MAKIKGTIIVDIERCKGCGVCVPSCPNNVLALSPHVNGKGYNYSYMANPDDCIGCASCAIMCPDSVITVYRQKFE
- the gltX gene encoding glutamate--tRNA ligase is translated as MTKRRVRVRFAPSPTGPLHMGGVRTALYNYLFARRAGGDFIIRIEDTDSHRYVPGAEEYIFDALQWCGIRADEGVREGGPHGPYRQSERKEIYLQYALRLVESGNAYYAFDTPEALDALRTEAEQRGDAFAYNYKVRGRLATSLAMTDEEVRARIERGDQWVIRFMMPENEEVHMHDLIRGEVTVNTSTLDDKVLYKSADRLPTYHLANIVDDHLMEISHVIRGEEWLPSLPLHYLLYRAFGWTDTQPEFAHLPLLLKPTGQGKLSKRDGDKMGFPVFPLEWKSPTGEVSRGYREDGYFPEAFINMLALLGWNPGTEQELFSMDELIADFSLERVSKAGARFNPDKARWFNAQYMHVRDNDELAEAYLPLLREHGVEIPFEKAARIAGYIKGRAAFVSDFWELSYFLFRAPVSFDAKVAEKYWKGENPESVAGLREVLAGIDDFTNRNMETVCHAWIEEHGYKMGQIMNAFRLAIVGESKGFSMYEMCEVLGKEETLRRLDYALANIPRTDR
- a CDS encoding SIMPL domain-containing protein; protein product: MKTNTAIVICAAIIVCAFILGGAYKYKYKEQNTIVVTGLGEEEFVSDLIVWRGWIVVDNPSITDGYAQLEVNKRKVQDFIMQKGIAPDDIVFMFVDSYKNTEPIYQNGNYVGQRFTGYTLRQQFTVESTDVEAVENISREISALLAQGVQLESSQPDYYYSKLDDLKLELIEKSTVDAKARAEKIAAKSGAKLRKLKTARMGVFQITGANTNEEFSAGGNFNTSSKNKKARITMRLEYNIR
- the ychF gene encoding redox-regulated ATPase YchF → MALQCGIVGLPNVGKSTLFNCLSNAKAQAANFPFCTIEPNVGVITVPDERLVELARIDNPKKVIPTTIEIVDIAGLVKGASKGEGLGNKFLANIRNTDAIIHVLRCFDNGNITHVDGSVNPVRDKEIIDTELMIKDLETVDSRLAKVQKQAQTGGDKNAKRQYEVLVKYKEALESGKAARTVELDKEERKTVSDLNLLTDKPVLYVCNVDEASAVSGNAYVEAVREAIRDENAELLIVAAATEADIAELESFEEREAFLADVGLKESGVSRLIKAAYRLLDLQTYFTTGPDESRAWTFTKGTKAPQAAGIIHTDFERGFIRAEVIKYDDYIALGSEKACREAGKIAIEGKEYVVQDGDIMHFLFNV